The following are encoded together in the Streptomyces asoensis genome:
- a CDS encoding alpha/beta hydrolase has protein sequence MPDDVVAARAAAEEASAFAHPPVGPDVTAAYGDHPDQVIDFYVPRVQAGPGGSVPLVVVLHGGAWRSPYDRRHITPFADFLARRGFAVANVEYRRGADGPDAEGASPVAGRWPDTFDDVAAALDALPALVREAVPQADSRRTVLTGHSAGGHLALWAAARHVLPADAPWRTGGSASLRGVVALAPIADFEVAGKLDVCGGAAGQLLGAEELFEERRPYADPALLLPTGVATTLVQGRTDLVVPQAVAEAYADAAAKAGEVVGLTLLEDVGHFPLIDPTADACAVVAEEIAQLAW, from the coding sequence ATGCCGGACGACGTCGTCGCAGCCCGGGCCGCCGCCGAGGAGGCGTCGGCCTTCGCGCATCCGCCCGTCGGGCCCGACGTCACCGCGGCGTACGGCGATCACCCCGACCAGGTGATCGACTTCTATGTCCCGCGGGTGCAGGCCGGCCCGGGGGGATCCGTCCCGCTCGTCGTCGTCCTGCACGGCGGAGCCTGGCGGTCCCCGTACGACCGGCGCCACATCACGCCGTTCGCGGACTTCCTGGCCCGGCGCGGCTTCGCCGTGGCCAACGTGGAGTACCGGCGGGGTGCCGACGGCCCGGACGCGGAGGGGGCCTCTCCGGTCGCGGGACGCTGGCCGGACACCTTCGACGACGTCGCCGCGGCCCTCGACGCGCTTCCCGCGCTCGTCCGGGAGGCCGTGCCGCAGGCCGACTCGCGCCGCACGGTGCTGACGGGTCACTCGGCGGGCGGCCATCTCGCCCTGTGGGCGGCGGCCCGGCACGTCCTGCCCGCCGACGCGCCCTGGCGCACCGGCGGTTCGGCCTCGCTGCGGGGTGTGGTCGCGCTGGCCCCGATCGCTGACTTCGAGGTCGCCGGAAAGCTGGACGTGTGCGGCGGGGCGGCCGGTCAACTCCTCGGCGCGGAGGAGCTGTTCGAGGAGCGGCGGCCGTACGCCGACCCCGCGCTGCTGTTGCCGACCGGGGTCGCGACGACCCTGGTCCAGGGCCGTACCGACCTCGTCGTCCCGCAGGCGGTCGCCGAGGCGTACGCGGACGCGGCGGCGAAGGCGGGGGAGGTGGTGGGCCTGACCCTGCTGGAGGACGTGGGCCACTTCCCGCTGATCGACCCGACGGCGGACGCGTGCGCGGTGGTGGCGGAGGAGATCGCCCAGCTGGCCTGGTGA
- a CDS encoding alpha/beta hydrolase — translation MAERRSRGWWRRARGSRRGRRQVRALLAVLITAAVVVPLTAAAARPGIPAPAPAVLAPLTPATLEQAYAVNRADAALASRMAAAHGDRHRAAAERELADPSRDLLAFDGRGAGRAVEVFGDLARADRVAVLVPGSDTSLDTFGRFRAGAAALHRLLPGNTGTGPRTAVVAWLGYTTPGTVSPAVLTPGRAGEAAPALAEFLRGLRDVTAPGARFTLLCHSYGTVVCGRAAPHLDVTDLVLLGSPGTGAQSAAGLGTRARVWAARGADDWVADVPHVSADLFGTTVGLGADPLSPAFGARVFAAGSGGHSDYFRPGSPSLANIARIVVGAVGEVTGG, via the coding sequence ATGGCGGAGCGTCGTTCTCGCGGGTGGTGGCGTCGTGCGCGGGGGTCGCGCCGGGGGCGGCGCCAGGTCCGCGCCCTGCTGGCGGTCCTCATCACCGCCGCCGTGGTCGTCCCCCTCACGGCGGCCGCGGCCCGGCCGGGCATCCCGGCGCCCGCACCCGCCGTCCTCGCCCCGCTGACACCGGCGACCCTGGAGCAGGCGTACGCCGTCAACCGGGCCGACGCCGCGCTGGCGTCCCGGATGGCCGCCGCCCACGGGGACCGTCACCGGGCCGCCGCGGAGCGGGAGTTGGCCGATCCCTCCCGCGATCTGCTCGCCTTCGACGGCCGGGGCGCCGGCCGGGCGGTCGAGGTGTTCGGCGACCTCGCCCGCGCCGACCGGGTCGCCGTCCTCGTGCCCGGCTCCGACACCTCGCTGGACACCTTCGGCCGCTTCAGGGCCGGCGCGGCCGCACTGCACCGCCTGCTCCCGGGGAACACCGGCACCGGCCCCCGGACGGCGGTGGTGGCCTGGCTCGGCTACACCACCCCCGGCACGGTCAGCCCCGCCGTGCTCACCCCGGGCCGCGCCGGGGAGGCCGCCCCCGCCCTGGCGGAGTTCCTGCGCGGGCTGCGCGACGTCACCGCGCCGGGCGCCCGGTTCACGCTCCTGTGCCACTCGTACGGCACGGTCGTGTGCGGGCGCGCCGCACCGCACCTCGACGTGACGGATCTCGTGCTGCTCGGCAGCCCGGGCACGGGCGCGCAGTCCGCGGCCGGCCTGGGCACCCGCGCGCGGGTCTGGGCGGCCCGGGGCGCCGACGACTGGGTGGCGGACGTCCCGCACGTCAGCGCCGACCTGTTCGGCACGACGGTCGGTCTCGGCGCCGATCCCCTGTCCCCGGCGTTCGGCGCCCGGGTCTTCGCGGCCGGGTCCGGCGGGCACAGCGACTACTTCAGGCCGGGGTCGCCCTCCCTGGCCAACATCGCCCGGATCGTCGTCGGAGCGGTCGGGGAGGTCACCGGTGGGTGA
- a CDS encoding acyltransferase family protein — MGENRGRGRGWVPSGIRRAALRIDAATPPERDRAVDALRALAILGVVLGHWLVTALVADGATLRAASPLGAMPGLAPVSWAFQTLAVFFMVGGHVATRGWTSARARGGTYGAWLAGRLVRLFLPVAAVTAVWTVAAAGLVLGGASFVTVHTVVKLALSPLWFLLVFAVLTAATPLLLRLGPLWPLAVVLHVDVVRFGLDGPAWLGWVNVAAGWLVPYTLGAAWTRGELEGPRAGRVLLVGGTVATALLVGCAGYPASMVGVPGAAVSNLDPPTLAAVTFGLAQCGVALLLRDRLRRAMRAPLVWAVVALLNLSAMTVFLWHQTALMATTAVGLLAGRLDGLHTAPDGPRWVAARLLWLPVFALVLAVCRAAFHCCERGPRAPRGRATRVVRVQHRRDRAGSKAARGA; from the coding sequence GTGGGTGAGAACCGCGGACGGGGGCGCGGGTGGGTGCCGTCCGGGATCCGGCGGGCCGCCCTGCGCATCGACGCCGCCACACCGCCGGAGCGCGACCGGGCCGTCGACGCCCTGCGCGCCCTGGCGATCCTCGGGGTGGTTCTCGGGCACTGGCTGGTGACGGCGCTGGTCGCCGACGGCGCGACCCTGCGGGCCGCGAGCCCGCTGGGGGCGATGCCCGGGCTGGCGCCGGTGTCGTGGGCGTTCCAGACGCTCGCGGTGTTCTTCATGGTGGGCGGCCATGTGGCGACCCGCGGCTGGACGTCGGCCCGGGCGCGGGGCGGGACCTACGGCGCGTGGCTCGCGGGCAGGTTGGTGCGGCTGTTCCTCCCGGTCGCCGCGGTGACGGCCGTGTGGACGGTCGCGGCGGCCGGGCTGGTCCTGGGCGGCGCCTCCTTCGTCACCGTGCACACCGTGGTCAAGCTCGCGCTGTCCCCGCTCTGGTTCCTGCTGGTCTTCGCCGTGCTGACGGCCGCCACCCCGCTGCTGCTGCGGCTCGGCCCCCTGTGGCCGCTGGCCGTCGTCCTGCACGTGGACGTGGTGCGCTTCGGCCTGGACGGCCCGGCGTGGCTGGGCTGGGTGAACGTCGCGGCCGGCTGGCTGGTGCCGTACACCCTGGGCGCGGCCTGGACCCGGGGGGAACTCGAAGGGCCCCGGGCGGGACGGGTCCTGCTGGTCGGCGGGACGGTGGCGACGGCGCTGCTCGTCGGCTGCGCCGGGTACCCCGCGTCGATGGTGGGCGTGCCGGGCGCGGCGGTGTCGAACCTCGACCCGCCCACGCTGGCCGCCGTCACGTTCGGTCTCGCCCAGTGCGGAGTGGCCCTGCTGCTGCGGGACCGGCTGCGCCGGGCCATGCGGGCGCCCCTGGTCTGGGCGGTGGTCGCGCTCCTCAACCTGTCCGCGATGACGGTGTTCCTCTGGCACCAGACGGCGCTGATGGCGACCACCGCCGTGGGCCTGCTCGCGGGCCGCCTGGACGGTCTGCACACGGCTCCCGACGGGCCGCGGTGGGTGGCGGCCCGGCTGCTGTGGCTGCCGGTCTTCGCCCTGGTGCTGGCGGTGTGCCGGGCGGCGTTCCACTGCTGCGAACGCGGGCCGCGCGCTCCCCGCGGACGTGCGACCCGGGTGGTCCGCGTCCAGCACCGCCGCGACCGGGCCGGGTCGAAGGCGGCGCGCGGTGCCTAG
- a CDS encoding sensor histidine kinase codes for MLRRLRLPGYLVVCWTALGIALSVTDQMGRYGLGTDLSVVTGFAQGAAVVLALWRPAPAWALSLAGVVVAAVAARPVLVGHPLPGPDWPWNDAEVLAHAFVLLLLALRARTRVSFAALAATAVTTWVVQGLVGGATYTSTGVTAVGVFGAVVLVGAAFRGLGEARTRLVEQETITAEERGRRTLLEERNRIARELHDVVAHHMSVISIQAQVAPHLVENPSEELKENLAGIRTNALEALAELRRVLGVLRSENPDDPYGLGAAGTGAAPDTPQPTLDRLDALMENTRAAGLDVVATVEGEMPVYPPGVQLSAYRMVQEALSNALRHAPGSRVRVEVAHRPRGLYLEIVNSRPRDPVPSSPGAGHGLLGMRERAAMLGGRVSARPTPQGGFAVSAFLPRDGTAPPADGPGA; via the coding sequence GTGCTGCGCCGGCTGAGGCTGCCGGGGTACCTGGTGGTGTGCTGGACGGCCCTCGGTATCGCGCTTTCCGTCACGGACCAGATGGGCCGCTACGGCCTGGGCACGGACCTGTCGGTCGTGACCGGGTTCGCCCAGGGCGCGGCGGTCGTGCTCGCCCTGTGGCGGCCTGCGCCCGCGTGGGCGCTGTCCCTGGCGGGTGTCGTCGTCGCCGCGGTGGCCGCGCGGCCGGTCCTGGTGGGGCACCCGCTGCCCGGCCCGGACTGGCCCTGGAACGACGCCGAGGTCCTCGCGCACGCCTTCGTGCTCCTGCTGCTGGCGCTGCGCGCGCGGACCCGGGTGTCGTTCGCGGCGCTGGCCGCCACCGCCGTGACGACCTGGGTCGTCCAGGGCCTGGTCGGCGGGGCGACCTACACCTCGACGGGGGTCACCGCGGTCGGCGTCTTCGGTGCCGTCGTGCTCGTCGGCGCCGCCTTCCGCGGCCTCGGCGAGGCCCGCACCCGGCTCGTCGAACAGGAGACGATCACCGCCGAGGAACGCGGCCGCCGCACCCTGCTGGAGGAGCGCAACCGGATCGCGCGCGAACTGCACGACGTGGTCGCCCACCACATGTCGGTGATCTCCATCCAGGCCCAGGTCGCCCCGCACCTGGTGGAGAACCCGTCCGAGGAGCTCAAGGAGAACCTCGCCGGCATCCGGACGAACGCCCTCGAGGCCCTTGCCGAACTGCGCCGGGTGCTCGGGGTGCTGCGCTCGGAGAACCCCGATGACCCCTACGGGCTCGGCGCGGCCGGCACCGGCGCCGCCCCGGACACGCCCCAGCCGACGCTCGACCGCCTCGACGCCCTCATGGAGAACACCCGCGCCGCCGGTCTCGACGTGGTCGCCACCGTCGAGGGCGAGATGCCCGTGTACCCGCCGGGGGTGCAGCTGTCGGCGTACCGGATGGTCCAGGAGGCGCTCAGCAACGCCCTGCGGCACGCGCCGGGTTCGCGGGTGCGGGTGGAGGTCGCCCACCGTCCCCGCGGCCTGTACCTGGAGATCGTCAACTCGCGCCCGCGGGACCCCGTACCGTCCTCCCCGGGGGCCGGGCACGGTCTGCTCGGGATGCGCGAGCGGGCGGCCATGCTGGGCGGCCGGGTCAGTGCCCGCCCGACCCCGCAGGGCGGTTTCGCGGTGTCCGCGTTCCTCCCGCGGGACGGCACGGCGCCGCCCGCCGACGGCCCCGGCGCGTGA
- a CDS encoding response regulator: protein MTTGGTIRVLIADDQEMVRQGFTVLLDAHPGIEVVGQAVHGLDAVAKVDELAPDVVLMDIRMPELGGIEATHRITLAHPHVKVLVLTTFDLDEYVYDALRAGASGFLLKDASADRLAEAVRVVAAGDALLAPGVTRRLIAEFSRLDGRPRSPRRERVGDLTERETEVLTLIAQGLSNAEMAERLFVAEQTVKTHVGRILVKLGLRDRTQAAVFAYESGLVRPSGY from the coding sequence ATGACGACCGGCGGCACCATCCGCGTACTGATCGCGGACGACCAGGAGATGGTCCGGCAGGGCTTCACCGTGCTGCTCGACGCCCACCCGGGCATCGAGGTGGTCGGACAGGCCGTGCACGGCCTGGACGCCGTCGCCAAGGTCGACGAACTCGCCCCGGACGTCGTGCTGATGGACATCCGCATGCCCGAACTCGGCGGCATCGAGGCCACCCACCGCATCACCCTCGCGCACCCGCACGTCAAGGTGCTGGTGCTCACCACCTTCGACCTCGACGAGTACGTGTACGACGCGCTGCGGGCCGGGGCCTCCGGGTTCCTGCTCAAGGACGCCTCCGCCGACCGGCTCGCCGAGGCGGTCCGGGTGGTGGCGGCCGGTGACGCCCTGCTCGCGCCCGGCGTGACCCGCAGACTGATCGCCGAGTTCTCCCGTCTCGACGGCAGGCCCAGGTCCCCCCGCAGGGAACGGGTCGGCGACCTCACGGAGCGCGAGACGGAGGTGCTGACGCTGATCGCGCAGGGCCTGTCCAACGCGGAGATGGCCGAGCGGCTCTTCGTGGCCGAGCAGACCGTGAAGACGCACGTGGGCCGGATCCTGGTGAAACTGGGCCTGCGGGACCGCACCCAGGCGGCGGTGTTCGCGTACGAGTCGGGGCTGGTGCGGCCGTCGGGGTACTGA